The following are encoded in a window of Geobacter metallireducens GS-15 genomic DNA:
- a CDS encoding TolC family protein: MKRMCAALCLCLAAVPASAAEGQISLPLAEAVRSAVEKNLDVKAELYNPAMAQADIRKNEGIYDTTLRLTTDFNYSVTEPASSFLTGSLTNRQKTFDINPGISQLIPIGGTLGLTFNNTYNSNNSTRSFNNYWNSDLTVNLTQPLLKNFGREPTELAIMVARNSKGESLERFRTTLSDTVARVRNEYFKLYSLRGDLEVKTTSLLLARKILDDTKARVKAGVLPAMEILNAEFGVASREKDLIDAEKAVRDQNDVLRVLLQLTGRDEIVPVDMPTKEPFAVNEKEMVKRALDNRSEIREQLAALKSRELEMRVAHNRTLPDLNLSASAALTGLDSHYNRDMEKIGSADYPVWGVGLQFAYPLGNNAAENDYIRSKLRLEQARTQVRSLEANVENDVKAAIRGVESGYKQIDVTERGRAFAEERLRSFIKKNEVGLATTKDVLDVENDLAAAKINQINALVGYTDAITQLWRTTGEILDRTGVQLSDTEGDSLYERHVHN; the protein is encoded by the coding sequence ATGAAACGGATGTGTGCTGCCCTGTGCCTCTGTCTTGCCGCGGTCCCAGCTTCGGCTGCGGAAGGCCAGATCTCACTGCCCCTTGCGGAGGCAGTCAGGAGTGCCGTCGAAAAGAATCTTGACGTTAAAGCCGAGCTTTACAATCCCGCCATGGCCCAGGCCGATATCCGGAAGAACGAAGGGATCTATGACACAACCCTCCGTTTGACCACGGATTTCAACTATTCAGTTACTGAACCAGCCAGCTCATTTCTTACCGGCAGTCTCACTAACCGGCAGAAAACCTTCGATATCAATCCTGGCATAAGCCAGCTCATACCGATAGGCGGAACCCTCGGGCTGACCTTCAACAACACGTACAACAGCAATAATTCTACGAGATCCTTCAATAATTACTGGAATTCCGACCTTACCGTGAACCTTACCCAGCCGTTGTTGAAAAATTTCGGCAGGGAACCGACCGAGCTTGCCATCATGGTGGCGCGAAACAGCAAGGGGGAGTCCCTGGAGCGCTTCAGGACCACGCTTTCTGACACGGTTGCGCGGGTGAGGAATGAGTACTTCAAGCTCTACAGCCTGCGCGGGGATCTGGAGGTGAAAACCACCTCTTTGCTCCTGGCCCGGAAGATTCTCGACGACACCAAGGCTCGGGTAAAGGCGGGGGTTCTGCCTGCCATGGAGATCCTTAATGCCGAGTTTGGGGTGGCGAGCCGGGAGAAGGATCTGATCGATGCGGAAAAGGCGGTGCGCGACCAGAATGACGTGCTGAGGGTGCTCCTGCAGCTTACGGGCAGGGACGAGATTGTCCCGGTCGACATGCCGACGAAAGAACCCTTCGCCGTCAACGAGAAGGAGATGGTCAAGCGCGCCCTGGACAATCGCTCCGAAATCAGAGAGCAGTTGGCCGCCCTCAAATCGAGGGAGCTTGAAATGCGGGTGGCCCACAACAGGACGCTTCCCGACCTGAACCTGAGCGCCAGCGCTGCGCTGACCGGCCTTGATTCCCACTACAACCGGGATATGGAAAAGATCGGTTCGGCTGATTATCCGGTTTGGGGCGTAGGATTGCAGTTCGCGTATCCCTTGGGCAACAATGCCGCCGAGAACGATTACATCAGAAGCAAGCTCCGCTTGGAGCAAGCCAGGACCCAGGTGCGCAGCCTCGAAGCGAATGTGGAGAACGATGTCAAGGCAGCCATCCGGGGGGTGGAGTCGGGATACAAGCAAATTGATGTTACCGAGCGGGGCAGGGCCTTTGCCGAAGAGCGGCTTCGGTCCTTCATCAAGAAGAACGAAGTGGGGCTTGCCACCACAAAGGATGTACTCGATGTGGAAAACGATCTGGCCGCAGCCAAGATCAACCAGATCAATGCCTTGGTCGGGTACACCGATGCCATAACCCAGCTCTGGCGGACCACGGGAGAAATCCTCGACCGGACAGGGGTTCAGTTGTCGGACACGGAGGGTGATTCCCTCTACGAGCGGCACGTCCACAACTGA
- the gpmA gene encoding 2,3-diphosphoglycerate-dependent phosphoglycerate mutase — protein MKKLVLLRHGESVWNRENRFTGWTDVGLSEKGIEEAISAGRTLKEEGFVFDVAYTSVLKRAIKTLWLVLEEMDLMWIPEYRHWRLNERHYGALQGLNKAETAERHGMEQVMIWRRSYDIPPPPLTPDDQRFPGSDPRYASLLPEELPLTESLKDTVARFLPYWHETIAPAVKEGKRVLVTAHGNSLRALVKYLDLVSDSEIVNLNIPTGIPLVYELTDNMTPIRSYYLGDPDDVARASRMVADQIKK, from the coding sequence ATGAAAAAGCTCGTTTTGCTTCGTCACGGCGAAAGCGTCTGGAACAGGGAGAACCGTTTCACCGGCTGGACCGATGTGGGGCTCAGCGAGAAGGGGATCGAGGAGGCAATCAGTGCCGGGCGCACCCTGAAAGAAGAAGGGTTTGTTTTCGACGTGGCCTACACGTCGGTCCTCAAGCGGGCCATCAAGACCCTCTGGCTCGTCCTGGAAGAGATGGATCTCATGTGGATCCCGGAATACCGCCACTGGAGGCTCAACGAGCGTCACTACGGAGCGCTCCAGGGGCTCAACAAGGCGGAGACCGCCGAACGGCACGGCATGGAGCAGGTCATGATCTGGCGCCGCAGTTACGATATCCCGCCGCCTCCCCTGACCCCCGACGATCAGCGGTTTCCGGGAAGCGATCCTCGCTATGCATCACTTTTACCCGAGGAGTTACCACTCACCGAATCCCTCAAGGACACGGTCGCCCGTTTTCTTCCCTACTGGCATGAAACCATCGCCCCCGCCGTAAAAGAAGGGAAACGGGTTCTCGTCACCGCCCACGGCAACAGCCTGCGGGCCCTTGTAAAATACCTGGATCTGGTCTCTGACTCCGAAATCGTCAACCTCAATATTCCCACCGGCATTCCCCTTGTCTACGAACTAACGGATAACATGACACCCATCAGGAGCTACTATCTCGGTGATCCGGATGACGTGGCCAGGGCAAGCAGGATGGTGGCGGATCAGATAAAGAAGTAA
- a CDS encoding CoA-binding protein — MNTKEQLDLFFQSKAFGVVGASADRHKYGNKVLRVYQQKNLRVIPVNPKEQEIEGTACVPNVTGLPDDVESISVITPPPVTEQVVEMAARKGIKNIWMQPGAESDAAVEACRRHGISVIADGTCILVVLGYHDH; from the coding sequence ATGAATACCAAGGAACAGCTTGATCTCTTTTTCCAGTCAAAGGCCTTTGGCGTTGTCGGCGCTTCGGCGGACCGACACAAGTACGGCAACAAGGTGTTGCGCGTTTACCAGCAGAAGAACCTGCGGGTTATCCCGGTCAATCCAAAGGAGCAGGAAATCGAGGGAACGGCGTGCGTTCCGAACGTAACGGGTCTTCCGGATGACGTGGAGAGCATCTCGGTGATTACCCCTCCCCCGGTGACCGAGCAGGTGGTTGAGATGGCGGCCCGCAAGGGGATCAAGAACATCTGGATGCAACCGGGCGCTGAAAGCGATGCCGCCGTGGAGGCATGCCGCAGACACGGAATCAGCGTCATTGCCGACGGGACCTGCATCCTGGTCGTTCTCGGCTATCACGACCATTGA
- the queD gene encoding 6-carboxytetrahydropterin synthase QueD: MYKLAIHTSFAAAHCLINYQGDCENLHGHNWKVEVTVTARELDKAGLGIDFKILKQETNAILRTLDHKYLNELTPFREISPSSENISRFLYEELSKRLNDGNVKVESITVWESDNAAATYYE, from the coding sequence ATGTACAAATTGGCGATTCACACATCTTTTGCCGCTGCCCATTGTCTCATCAACTACCAGGGAGACTGCGAGAACCTCCACGGGCACAACTGGAAGGTGGAAGTGACCGTGACGGCCCGGGAGCTTGACAAGGCCGGCCTCGGGATCGATTTTAAAATCCTCAAGCAGGAGACGAACGCAATCCTGCGCACCCTCGATCATAAATACCTCAACGAGTTGACCCCGTTCCGGGAAATTTCCCCGTCTTCCGAGAACATTTCCCGCTTTCTCTACGAGGAGCTTTCCAAGCGGCTCAATGACGGCAATGTCAAGGTCGAGAGCATCACCGTCTGGGAGTCGGACAACGCTGCCGCCACCTACTATGAGTAA
- a CDS encoding winged helix-turn-helix transcriptional regulator has product MYTSGGLTPEAATLFRQIVYGHYRRHGRTLPWRETSDPYAILVSEIMLQQTQVDRVTGKYMSFLSAFPDFRALAAAPLDAVLAAWQGLGYNRRALNLKRCSEAVVTEYGGTLPSTIAELEKLPGIGHYTARAVAAFAFSVPSAFIETNIRTVFIHHFFNDSEKVHDREIAPLVEGALDYGNPREWYYALMDYGAHLKRLHGNPSRRSAHHATQSPFKGSNRELRSLILKAILDRPGITLEEITSFLNKPQDAVLSNLKQMEAEGFIAKRKGRLFIA; this is encoded by the coding sequence ATGTATACCTCCGGGGGACTCACCCCGGAGGCTGCCACCCTCTTCCGACAGATTGTTTATGGCCACTACCGGCGCCACGGGCGCACCCTTCCGTGGCGTGAAACCAGTGACCCCTACGCCATCCTCGTTTCCGAGATAATGCTTCAGCAAACCCAGGTCGACAGGGTGACAGGTAAGTATATGTCATTCCTTTCGGCGTTCCCCGATTTCAGGGCCCTTGCCGCAGCCCCACTTGACGCGGTTCTTGCCGCCTGGCAAGGGCTCGGCTACAACCGGCGCGCCCTCAATCTGAAGCGGTGCTCCGAAGCAGTCGTAACAGAATATGGCGGCACCCTTCCCTCCACCATCGCGGAACTGGAAAAGCTCCCCGGCATAGGACACTACACAGCACGAGCCGTGGCTGCCTTTGCCTTCTCCGTGCCTTCCGCATTCATCGAAACCAACATCAGAACCGTTTTCATCCATCACTTCTTCAATGATTCCGAAAAGGTCCATGACCGCGAGATCGCACCCCTGGTCGAAGGGGCTCTCGATTATGGCAATCCCCGGGAATGGTATTATGCCCTCATGGACTACGGTGCCCACCTCAAGAGGCTCCACGGCAATCCTTCACGGCGCAGTGCCCATCACGCAACCCAGAGCCCCTTCAAGGGATCCAATCGGGAACTACGGAGCCTGATACTTAAGGCAATACTGGACAGACCAGGCATAACGCTTGAAGAAATTACGTCTTTTCTGAACAAGCCCCAGGATGCGGTGCTGAGCAACCTGAAGCAGATGGAAGCAGAAGGGTTTATCGCGAAGAGGAAGGGACGACTCTTTATCGCTTGA
- a CDS encoding efflux RND transporter permease subunit has product MSIAEVFIRRPVMTSLVMLAVMLFGLLAYSKLPVNDLPTVDYPTIQVSASLPGANPDTMAASVALPLEREFSTIAGVDSMNSTNGLGTSRITIKFTLERDIDAAAQDVQAAISRAQRQLPQDMPAPPSFQKVNPADQAVLYLALSSPTLPLSTVNDYAEAMIAQRISMVNGVASVQVNGSQKYAVRVQVDPKALAARKIGIDEVAQALERGNVNLPTGTLQGKHEALTIQTSGQLYSAKEYEPLIVAYRNGSPVRLGEIGKVIDSVENDKVAGWYKQTRAIILAIQRQPGTNTIEVVNRIKELIPHFRSQLPASVDLNILFDRTGGIKESVADVKFTMMLTICLVILVIFLFLRNLPATLIPSLALPLSIVGAFSAMYLMGFSVNNITLMALTLSVGFVVDDAIVMLENIVRHLEKGEDPREASLRGSREIGFTIVSMTISLVAVFIPVLFMQGMLGRLLHEFAVTISLAILISGFVSLSLTPMLCSRFLRPHGEQRHGRFYNFMERFFNGMYRFYEVTLARVLRLRRTVLAGTLVLTLLTIWLFTKVPTGLLPSDDIGAIFAMTEGAQGISFEEMKAKQQQLAAIVLQDPNVEAFMSTAGASGSRVSSNSGFMFIRLKPRQERKLNADQVIQQLRPKVMGVPGIVMFLQNPPPIRLEARLAKSQYQFVLQSPDTEDLYARAAELEAKLKQVPLLLDVTSDLQLQNPQVQLDIDRDKASALGVTAHQVEDALYYAYGARQVTTIFAPDNQYKVILELEPQYQTDPTALSMLYIRSQKGDLVPLNTLANLRRTLGPLSVNHLGQIPAVTISFNLRPDTPLSEAVSAIEKVSRETLPATFTTSFQGVAQAYQQSTTGLTVLIIMAIVVIYIVLGILYESYIHPITILSGLPSAGFGALITLMIFGKELNLYGFVGLIMLIGIVKKNAIMMIDFALEAQRSEGMPPLEAIHQGALVRFRPIMMTTMAALMGTLPIALGIGAGAEARRTLGLSVVGGLVVSQLLTLYITPVIYYYMDRMQEWVKTRFGIGQSSRKERQSAG; this is encoded by the coding sequence ATGAGCATCGCCGAGGTTTTCATCCGGCGGCCGGTCATGACGAGCCTCGTCATGCTGGCTGTCATGCTCTTCGGTCTCCTCGCCTACAGCAAGCTGCCGGTCAACGACCTTCCCACCGTCGACTATCCGACCATCCAGGTTTCCGCCAGCCTTCCCGGCGCCAACCCCGACACCATGGCCGCGTCGGTGGCGCTCCCCCTGGAGCGGGAGTTCTCAACCATAGCCGGCGTGGACTCCATGAACTCCACCAACGGTCTCGGAACGTCCCGCATCACCATCAAATTCACCCTGGAGCGCGACATCGACGCCGCCGCCCAGGATGTCCAGGCAGCCATCTCCCGGGCCCAACGCCAGCTCCCCCAAGACATGCCGGCTCCACCGTCGTTCCAGAAGGTTAACCCGGCGGACCAGGCAGTTCTCTATCTGGCCCTCAGCTCGCCGACGCTTCCCCTGTCAACGGTCAATGACTATGCCGAAGCCATGATCGCCCAGCGGATTTCCATGGTTAACGGCGTGGCCTCGGTGCAGGTCAACGGTTCCCAGAAGTACGCGGTGCGGGTCCAGGTGGACCCCAAGGCGCTTGCGGCCCGCAAGATCGGCATCGACGAGGTGGCCCAGGCCCTGGAGCGCGGAAACGTGAACCTCCCCACCGGCACCCTCCAGGGAAAGCACGAGGCCCTAACGATCCAGACCAGCGGCCAGCTCTATAGCGCCAAGGAGTATGAGCCGCTCATCGTTGCCTACCGCAACGGTTCGCCGGTCCGCCTCGGGGAGATCGGCAAGGTCATCGACAGTGTGGAGAACGACAAGGTTGCCGGCTGGTACAAGCAGACCCGCGCCATCATCCTCGCCATCCAGCGCCAGCCCGGCACCAACACCATCGAGGTGGTGAACCGTATCAAGGAGCTGATTCCCCACTTCCGCTCGCAACTCCCCGCCTCGGTGGACCTGAACATCCTTTTCGACCGGACCGGGGGGATCAAGGAGTCGGTGGCCGACGTGAAGTTCACCATGATGCTCACCATCTGTCTCGTCATCCTGGTGATTTTCCTCTTTCTGCGCAACCTCCCCGCCACACTGATTCCGAGCCTCGCCCTGCCACTCTCCATCGTCGGAGCCTTTTCAGCCATGTACCTGATGGGGTTCTCGGTCAACAACATAACCCTCATGGCCCTGACCCTTTCGGTGGGCTTCGTGGTGGACGACGCCATTGTCATGCTGGAGAACATCGTTCGACACCTGGAGAAGGGAGAGGACCCCAGGGAGGCGTCGTTGCGCGGCTCCCGGGAGATCGGCTTCACCATTGTCTCCATGACCATTTCGCTGGTGGCGGTCTTCATTCCGGTTCTCTTCATGCAGGGGATGCTCGGTCGGCTCCTCCACGAATTCGCCGTCACCATCAGCCTAGCGATCCTCATCTCCGGTTTCGTTTCCCTCTCGCTCACCCCCATGCTCTGCAGCCGCTTCCTCCGTCCCCATGGCGAGCAGCGCCACGGCCGGTTCTACAATTTCATGGAGCGCTTCTTCAACGGCATGTACCGCTTCTATGAAGTGACCCTGGCGCGAGTCCTGAGGCTTCGCCGGACGGTGCTGGCCGGCACGCTGGTCTTGACGCTCCTCACCATCTGGCTCTTTACCAAGGTACCCACGGGCCTGTTGCCGAGCGACGACATCGGTGCCATCTTCGCCATGACCGAAGGGGCCCAGGGAATCTCCTTCGAGGAGATGAAGGCCAAGCAGCAGCAACTGGCGGCCATCGTGCTCCAGGACCCGAACGTGGAGGCGTTCATGTCGACGGCGGGCGCCAGCGGGAGCCGTGTGTCGTCCAACTCGGGTTTCATGTTCATCCGCCTCAAGCCCCGCCAGGAGCGGAAGCTGAACGCCGATCAGGTGATTCAGCAGTTGCGTCCCAAGGTAATGGGGGTGCCGGGGATTGTCATGTTCCTCCAGAACCCGCCGCCGATCCGCCTGGAGGCCCGGCTGGCGAAAAGCCAGTACCAGTTCGTGCTCCAGAGCCCCGACACCGAGGATCTCTACGCGCGCGCGGCCGAACTGGAGGCAAAGCTGAAGCAGGTGCCGTTGCTGCTGGACGTGACGAGCGACCTTCAGCTTCAGAATCCACAGGTTCAGCTGGACATCGACCGGGACAAGGCATCGGCCCTCGGGGTCACCGCCCATCAGGTAGAGGACGCACTGTACTACGCCTACGGTGCACGGCAGGTCACCACCATCTTCGCCCCCGACAATCAGTATAAGGTGATTCTGGAACTGGAGCCCCAATATCAGACCGATCCTACAGCCCTCTCCATGCTCTACATCCGCTCCCAGAAGGGGGATCTGGTCCCCCTGAATACGCTGGCAAACCTGCGGCGCACCCTCGGCCCCCTGTCGGTGAACCATCTGGGGCAGATCCCGGCGGTGACCATCTCCTTCAACCTGCGGCCCGACACCCCCCTGAGCGAGGCGGTGTCAGCCATCGAAAAGGTGAGCCGCGAGACGCTTCCCGCCACCTTCACCACAAGCTTCCAGGGGGTTGCCCAGGCCTATCAGCAGTCAACCACGGGGCTCACGGTTCTGATTATCATGGCGATTGTTGTTATCTACATCGTTCTCGGCATCCTCTACGAGAGCTACATCCATCCGATCACCATCCTGTCGGGATTGCCTTCAGCCGGTTTCGGGGCGCTGATCACCCTCATGATTTTCGGCAAGGAGCTGAACCTCTATGGTTTCGTGGGCCTTATCATGCTGATCGGCATCGTCAAGAAGAACGCCATCATGATGATCGACTTCGCGCTGGAGGCCCAGCGCAGTGAAGGGATGCCCCCCCTGGAGGCGATCCACCAAGGCGCCCTTGTCCGTTTTCGTCCCATTATGATGACCACCATGGCGGCTCTCATGGGAACCCTTCCCATTGCCCTCGGCATCGGGGCAGGGGCCGAGGCCCGGCGCACCCTCGGGCTTTCAGTCGTGGGGGGGCTTGTCGTGTCGCAGCTGCTGACCCTCTACATCACGCCGGTCATCTACTACTATATGGATCGCATGCAGGAGTGGGTAAAGACGCGTTTCGGGATCGGGCAGAGTTCCCGAAAGGAGCGACAGTCGGCAGGGTAG
- a CDS encoding creatininase family protein, which translates to MIVETMTMVEFEEGLKRTRTVFVPFGSVEEHGCHLPLSTDTIQAYEVGKKAALQISLFVAPPIHYGSCRSTSCHPGTISITTATLKCLMKDIVRSLYAQGMRNFIILTGHAGGSHRMALQDAGEELLPEIPDIRIAVVTEYELASREGKGIIETEGDAHAGEIETSRILHTHPHLVQGRGEREFPSFPTGILVRNKRKYWPNGVWGDPAKATAEKGKRLEELVVKKIVELAAALEQFQE; encoded by the coding sequence GTGATCGTCGAAACAATGACCATGGTCGAATTCGAGGAGGGGCTGAAGCGGACCAGGACGGTTTTCGTCCCCTTCGGGTCCGTTGAAGAGCATGGTTGCCATCTGCCGCTTTCCACCGACACCATCCAGGCCTACGAGGTGGGGAAGAAGGCAGCCCTGCAGATTTCGCTCTTCGTGGCCCCGCCCATTCACTACGGCTCTTGCCGCTCCACCTCATGCCACCCCGGCACCATCTCCATCACCACCGCAACCCTCAAGTGCCTCATGAAAGACATCGTTCGCTCGCTCTACGCGCAGGGGATGAGGAATTTCATCATTCTTACCGGCCATGCAGGGGGCTCCCACCGCATGGCCCTTCAGGACGCCGGCGAGGAGCTTCTGCCGGAGATTCCCGACATCAGGATTGCGGTCGTCACCGAATACGAGCTTGCCAGCCGGGAAGGGAAAGGGATCATCGAGACGGAAGGGGACGCCCATGCCGGCGAGATCGAGACGTCGCGGATTCTGCACACCCATCCGCATCTGGTGCAGGGAAGGGGAGAGCGGGAATTCCCCTCGTTCCCCACGGGCATCCTAGTCCGGAACAAGAGGAAATACTGGCCGAACGGCGTCTGGGGCGATCCCGCCAAAGCCACCGCCGAAAAGGGGAAACGGCTGGAAGAGCTGGTCGTGAAAAAGATTGTCGAACTTGCTGCGGCACTGGAACAGTTTCAGGAGTGA
- a CDS encoding OmpH family outer membrane protein, whose translation MKPIASIALLLCLVSFSAMAEESPKVLPQPAAEPPKILQPAPELLKTAEPPKLAEPSQAQQPMKIGYVDLSKIATDSAPGKAASAKMKEKTEKYRSQITARQKKLENMKKDIEAKLPSLTSQQRQAKVKELEKKVGEYQKYVQDAEKAMRKTEGELTESMSKAIQKAADDYGKANGFAVIVPKRDLLYLGDKVDVKDVTEDILKSIR comes from the coding sequence ATGAAGCCAATCGCCAGCATTGCCCTCCTTCTCTGCCTCGTCTCCTTTTCCGCCATGGCAGAAGAGTCCCCAAAGGTTCTCCCGCAACCGGCCGCCGAACCGCCAAAGATTCTCCAACCAGCCCCTGAACTACTTAAAACCGCCGAACCCCCAAAGCTCGCAGAGCCATCACAAGCCCAACAGCCCATGAAAATCGGGTACGTAGATTTATCGAAAATTGCCACTGATTCGGCTCCCGGCAAGGCAGCAAGTGCCAAGATGAAGGAAAAAACCGAAAAATACCGTTCACAGATTACCGCACGGCAAAAAAAGCTCGAAAATATGAAGAAGGATATTGAAGCGAAGCTGCCCAGCCTCACGTCACAACAACGACAGGCAAAGGTAAAGGAATTGGAGAAAAAGGTCGGAGAATATCAGAAGTACGTTCAGGACGCCGAGAAAGCGATGCGGAAAACCGAGGGAGAATTGACAGAATCAATGTCCAAGGCTATTCAGAAGGCTGCTGACGATTACGGCAAAGCCAACGGATTTGCCGTAATCGTACCGAAGCGTGACCTGCTCTATCTTGGCGACAAGGTCGATGTGAAAGATGTGACGGAAGATATATTAAAAAGCATCCGGTAA
- a CDS encoding 7-carboxy-7-deazaguanine synthase QueE produces MSKPTAELAEVFSSVQGEGMLIGLRQVFVRFRGCNLTCDYCDTPTEITAEPCLVEQTPGRRDFVPTANPVALDRIVSLIDGWQRGWPGVHHSISITGGEPLLSHTVLSAWLPELRNILPVYLETNGIMHSVLGLLIDHIDIIGMDIKIPSTSGCTGLWDDHRSFLQIAARKNVFVKIIVGDETEEWEIIRASELIAAINSHIPLILQPVTEPGGRVGINPVRALEFQEIACRHLDEVRIIPQTHKFMAQL; encoded by the coding sequence ATGAGTAAGCCGACCGCAGAGCTGGCCGAAGTTTTTTCCTCTGTCCAGGGAGAGGGGATGCTGATAGGGCTGCGGCAGGTTTTCGTCCGTTTTCGTGGCTGTAATCTCACCTGCGACTATTGCGACACCCCCACTGAAATAACCGCCGAGCCCTGCCTTGTGGAGCAGACTCCCGGCCGGCGCGACTTTGTCCCCACCGCCAACCCCGTGGCCCTGGATCGTATCGTCTCACTCATCGACGGATGGCAGCGGGGATGGCCGGGGGTCCACCATTCAATCAGCATTACCGGCGGGGAACCGCTTCTCAGTCACACCGTTCTTTCGGCCTGGCTCCCGGAACTGAGAAATATCCTTCCCGTCTATCTGGAAACCAACGGCATCATGCACTCGGTCCTTGGGCTTCTCATAGACCATATCGATATCATCGGCATGGACATCAAGATCCCTTCCACCTCGGGATGCACCGGCCTGTGGGACGACCACCGGAGTTTTCTTCAAATTGCCGCCAGAAAGAATGTCTTTGTAAAAATTATCGTAGGGGATGAAACGGAGGAATGGGAAATTATCCGCGCCAGTGAACTGATTGCCGCCATAAACAGCCATATTCCCCTGATCCTCCAGCCCGTCACCGAACCGGGGGGGAGAGTTGGCATTAACCCCGTCAGGGCGCTGGAATTCCAGGAGATTGCCTGCCGCCACCTGGATGAAGTTCGCATCATCCCCCAGACCCACAAGTTCATGGCCCAGCTGTAA
- a CDS encoding efflux RND transporter periplasmic adaptor subunit yields MNLSLSPRDPSRSGILSRRVRRLVVQGAAYSLIVTLAACAKKEQKPAAKPPVPVAIATVERKTVPVQIKAIGNVEPYATVAVKAQVNGEVLKVHFTEGQDVKRGDLLFAIDPRTYQAAVKKAEANLSRNLVQARNARQDAERYAQLVKEGIVTSEQYEQYRTRAEAFAADVSADRAAVENAKVELSYCFIRSPLTGRTGNLAVHAGNIVKANENPPLVTINQITPVYVAFSIPEKDLAEVKRRMAAGKLAVEATIPNDAGPAEQGMISFLDNTVDVATGTIKLKGTFENRARRLWPGQFANVVVTLAARPNAIVVPAQAIQTGQSGPYVFVVKADSSVEIRPVTPGIAYEGVTIIEQGLAPGERVVTDGQMRLTPKARVTEKPGPGTRDQGPANPRQASGQPKGQQP; encoded by the coding sequence ATGAATCTATCTCTCTCGCCCCGCGACCCGTCGAGAAGCGGCATCCTGTCCCGTCGCGTTCGCCGACTGGTCGTGCAGGGGGCAGCTTATTCTCTCATTGTCACACTTGCCGCCTGCGCCAAGAAAGAGCAGAAACCTGCTGCCAAGCCGCCGGTCCCGGTAGCGATCGCCACGGTCGAGCGAAAGACCGTCCCGGTCCAGATCAAGGCCATCGGCAACGTGGAGCCCTACGCTACCGTGGCCGTCAAGGCTCAGGTGAACGGCGAGGTGCTGAAGGTCCATTTCACCGAGGGACAGGACGTGAAACGGGGTGACCTCCTTTTCGCCATTGACCCGCGCACCTATCAGGCAGCAGTGAAGAAAGCCGAAGCCAATCTTTCCCGTAACCTCGTCCAGGCACGGAACGCCCGGCAGGACGCGGAGCGCTACGCCCAACTGGTGAAGGAGGGCATCGTGACTTCGGAGCAGTACGAGCAGTACCGGACCAGGGCCGAGGCCTTTGCCGCCGATGTGTCCGCCGACCGGGCCGCCGTCGAGAACGCGAAGGTGGAGCTTTCCTACTGCTTCATCCGCTCCCCCTTGACCGGCCGCACCGGGAATCTGGCGGTCCATGCGGGGAACATCGTAAAGGCCAATGAGAACCCCCCCCTGGTCACCATCAACCAGATTACGCCGGTCTACGTGGCGTTTTCCATCCCCGAAAAGGACCTCGCCGAGGTCAAGCGCCGCATGGCTGCAGGAAAGCTGGCGGTGGAGGCGACCATTCCCAACGATGCCGGTCCCGCTGAGCAGGGGATGATCTCCTTCCTCGACAACACGGTTGACGTGGCCACCGGCACCATCAAACTCAAGGGGACCTTCGAGAACAGGGCACGTCGCCTCTGGCCCGGGCAGTTCGCCAACGTGGTTGTGACCCTCGCGGCCAGGCCCAATGCGATTGTGGTCCCGGCCCAGGCGATTCAGACCGGCCAGAGCGGTCCCTATGTCTTTGTGGTAAAGGCTGACTCTTCGGTAGAAATCCGGCCGGTGACGCCGGGCATTGCCTACGAAGGGGTCACCATTATCGAGCAGGGGCTCGCGCCCGGTGAAAGGGTTGTGACCGACGGCCAGATGAGGCTCACGCCCAAGGCCAGGGTGACGGAAAAACCGGGACCGGGGACCAGGGACCAAGGGCCGGCAAACCCCCGGCAAGCTTCTGGCCAGCCCAAGGGCCAGCAACCATGA